A stretch of the Lolium perenne isolate Kyuss_39 chromosome 3, Kyuss_2.0, whole genome shotgun sequence genome encodes the following:
- the LOC139837986 gene encoding uncharacterized protein, translated as MKALIYNIRGFGEQGRRTQLKSYIRGDRVDIIGLQETIKADFSAAELRSMEFGGQFAWNWVPAEGHSGGMLLGFRDECFDVGAWRQGTFFISATILQRKNNMKWCFFLVYGPADHRRTEEFLGELTQAVAGCEYPVVIGGDFNLIRTADEKNNDNINWSRVRRFNEAIAAMALRELERTGARFTWTNKRLRPTRCVLDRVLVAPAWEAASGVLDAGGQLAGERELGA; from the coding sequence ATGAAGGCCTTGATCTATAATATTCGCGGGTTCGGTGAGCAGGGGCGCCGGACTCAGCTCAAATCATACATCAGGGGAGACAGGGTGGATATTATTGGGCTACAGGAGACCATCAAAGCCGATTTTTCGGCGGCTGAGCTGCGAAGCATGGAGTTTGGCGGTCAGTTCGCCTGGAACTGGGTGCCGGCGGAGGGCCACTCCGGGGGAATGCTTCTGGGTTTTCGTGATGAATGCTTTGATGTTGGTGCTTGGAGGCAGGGGACCTTCTTCATTTCGGCCACCATACTACAACGGAAGAACAACATGAAGTGGTGCTTCTTCCTTGTGTATGGGCCGGCGGATCATCGCCGCACGGAGGAGTTTCTGGGAGAGCTCACCCAGGCGGTGGCAGGGTGCGAGTACCCGGTAGTGATCGGGGGGGACTTCAACCTCATTCGGACAGCTGATGAAAAAAATAATGATAACATCAACTGGTCACGGGTGAGACGTTTTAACGAGGCCATAGCGGCTATGGCACTCCGGGAGTTAGAGCGGACAGGGGCTCGCTTCACTTGGACCAACAAGCGCCTTAGGCCGACTAGGTGTGTCCTTGACAGGGTGCTGGTTGCGCCGGCCTGGGAGGCGGCATCTGGAGTTCTGGACGCGGGCGGGCAGCTGGCTGGTGAGCGGGAGCTAGGCGCATGA